A region of Triplophysa rosa linkage group LG16, Trosa_1v2, whole genome shotgun sequence DNA encodes the following proteins:
- the yars1 gene encoding tyrosine--tRNA ligase, cytoplasmic, which produces MGEQLSPDEKFQLITRNLQEVLGEEKLKEILKERELKVYWGTATTGKPHVAYFVPMSKIADFLKAGCEVTILFADLHAYLDNMKAPWELLELRVKYYEQVIKAMLESIGVPLDKLKFVKGTDYQLSREYTLDVYRLSSMVTEHDAKKAGAEVVKQVEHPLLSGLLYPGLQALDEEYLKVDAQFGGVDQRKIFTLAEKYLPSLGYTKRIHMMNPMVPGLTGAKMSSSEEESKIDLLDKREDVKKKLKKAFCEPGNIQNNGVLSFVKHVLFTLHSEFVIKRDPKWGGDKVYTDYEEVEKDFAAEKVHPGDLKASVEVALNKLLDPIRKKFETPELKKLTNSAYPEASKNKGEAKGNPKQTAEDDEIVPSRLDIRVGKIISVEKHPAADSLYLEKIDVGEEQPRTVVSGLVAYISQEELQDRHVVLLCNLKPQKMRGIESQAMLLCASIEGEPRKVEPLDPPEGSAPGDRVYVDGFESGKPDDELKPKKKVFEKLQVDLKISNECVAQWNEKSLMTKLGPITCKTLKGGNIS; this is translated from the exons ATGGGTGAGCAGCTGAGTCCAGATGAGAAGTTCCAGCTCATCACCAGAAACCTTCAG GAGGTTCTTGGTGAGGAGAAATTGAAGGAGATCTTGAAAGAAAGGGAGCTGAAGGTTTACTGGGGTACAGCAACCACAGGCAAACCCCATGTGGCTTATTTTGTTCCCATGTCAAAGATCGCGGATTTCCTGAAGGCGGGCTGTGAG GTGACCATCCTCTTTGCAGATCTTCATGCCTACCTGGACAACATGAAGGCTCCCTGGGAGCTGCTGGAGCTCAGGGTGAAGTATTATGAGCAGGTTATTAAAGCCATGTTGGAAAGCATTGGGGTTCCTCTTGACAAGCTCAAATTTGTGAAAGGCACAGACTATCAGCTAAGCAG GGAGTACACTCTGGATGTCTACCGGCTGTCATCCATGGTGACTGAACATGATGCCAAGAAAGCAGGTGCTGAGGTGGTCAAACAGGTCGAGCATCCCCTACTGAGTGGTCTGCTGTATCCTGGACTACAG GCTCTGGATGAAGAGTACCTGAAAGTGGACGCTCAATTTGGGGGTGTGGACCAAAGAAAGATCTTCACATTAGCTGAAAAG TATCTGCCCTCTCTTGGTTATACAAAACGCATTCATATGATGAACCCAATGGTGCCTGGACTAACTGGAGCAAAGATGAGCTCTTCAGAGGAG gAGTCCAAGATTGACCTCCTGGATAAGAGGGAGGATGTAAAGAAGAAGCTGAAGAAAGCGTTCTGTGAGCCTGGAAACATTCAGAATAATGGAGTATTGTCCTTTGTCAAACATGTGCTTTTCACTTTGCACTCTG AATTCGTGATTAAGCGAGATCCAAAGTGGGGAGGTGATAAAGTCTACACAGACTATGAGGAGGTAGAGAAGGACTTTGCTGCAGAG aaagtcCACCCCGGTGACCTGAAGGCCTCAGTGGAGGTGGCCTTGAACAAGCTGCTGGACCCCATTAGGAAGAAGTTTGAGACCCCGGAGTTAAAGAAACTGACAAATTCAGCCTATCCAGAGGCTTCTAAAAACA AAGGAGAAGCCAAGGGGAACCCTAAACAGACAGCAGAGGATGATGAGATCGTCCCATCCAGACTGGACATCAGAGTGGGCAAAATCATCAGTGTAGAGAAG CATCCAGCTGCAGACTCACTGTACTTAGAGAAGATTGATGTCGGGGAGGAGCAGCCTAGGACTGTTGTGAGTGGACTGGTGGCTTACATCTCTCAGGAGGAGCTGCAGGACCGGCATGTTGTGTTGCTGTGCAATCTGAAGCCCCAGAAGATGAGAGGGATTGAATCCCAAGCCATGCTGCTCTGTGCTTCAAT TGAGGGAGAGCCCAGGAAAGTGGAGCCTTTGGATCCACCAGAAGGTTCAGCACCAGGAGACCGCGTTTACGTCGACGGGTTTGAATCGGGGAAACCAGATGATGAATTGAAACCAAAGAAAAAAGTGTTTGAGAAGTTACAG GTGGATCTGAAGATCTCAAACGAGTGTGTTGCACAATGGAACGAAAAAAGCCTCATGACTAAGCTAGGACCGATCACATGTAAAACACTGAAGGGTGGAAACATTAGCTAA